In Morganella morganii, the following are encoded in one genomic region:
- a CDS encoding Crp/Fnr family transcriptional regulator: MQNTTPFRELWLKFSEEELLPEADGLLRDAPEVVRNSVTTLHIYNGQNLICQGDPAQAVYIILDGEFIVNKQAENGKQVGLTFCYRGEFLGEMEAICRQAYRYDVIALSDCRVLRMPAATFLSWLSQDHRLSLLLNRQLAKRCLINGEQRLMNAVDSVENNLLYMLTQISGHQIHLPRDMLASILGTSRRHTDKVLLRLKTQGKITLSEGVIGLVKPD, from the coding sequence ATGCAAAATACAACCCCGTTTCGTGAATTATGGCTGAAATTCAGCGAAGAAGAGCTGCTGCCGGAGGCAGACGGCCTGCTCCGTGATGCGCCGGAAGTTGTCAGAAACAGTGTCACCACACTGCATATTTATAACGGACAGAATCTGATTTGCCAGGGCGACCCGGCTCAGGCGGTCTATATCATTCTGGACGGCGAGTTTATTGTTAACAAGCAGGCGGAGAATGGTAAGCAGGTCGGGCTGACATTCTGCTATCGTGGTGAATTCCTCGGGGAGATGGAGGCGATTTGCCGGCAGGCATACCGTTATGATGTGATTGCGCTGTCAGACTGCCGTGTACTGCGGATGCCGGCGGCAACATTTCTGTCCTGGTTGTCACAGGATCACCGCCTGTCTCTGCTGCTTAACCGCCAGCTGGCAAAACGCTGCCTTATCAACGGTGAACAGCGGCTGATGAATGCTGTTGATTCCGTCGAAAACAATCTGCTCTATATGCTGACACAAATCAGCGGCCATCAGATCCATCTTCCCCGTGACATGCTGGCCAGCATTCTCGGCACATCGCGGCGTCATACTGATAAAGTTCTGCTGCGCCTGAAAACACAGGGAAAAATTACCCTCAGTGAAGGTGTGATCGGGCTGGTAAAACCGGACTGA
- a CDS encoding adenosylhomocysteinase translates to MVTSIYKDLSLAPQGEQKIAWVRAHMPLLRALEQRFTQEQPFAGKRIALSIHLEAKTAYLARVLAAGGAEVSVTGSNPMSTKDDIVAALVVSGIHTFAIHGADAEAYRNFVKQTLACEPHIVIDDGGDLVHELHSLYPEYAKHTIGACEETTTGVLRAVARKKNGALNFPVLSINGAQSKHLFDNRYGTGQSTFDGIMRTTNLVIAGKTVVVAGYGWCGKGCAMRAKGLGAEVIVTEVDPIKALEAKMDGFAVMTMSAAAPLGDIFITATGCCDVLTSDHFSLMKEGAIISNTGHFEDEINLTDLQQLSDSVTIVRENIEGYTLKNGRTLYLLGRGALVNIACADGHPAEIMDMSFALQALSAEYLLSHDHEAKVYDVSDEIDREVAALKLQDMGVSLDNLTTRQQQYLNGYELK, encoded by the coding sequence ATGGTTACCAGTATTTATAAAGATCTCTCCTTAGCACCACAGGGTGAGCAAAAAATCGCCTGGGTTCGCGCCCATATGCCGCTGCTGCGTGCACTGGAACAGCGTTTCACACAAGAACAGCCGTTTGCCGGAAAACGCATAGCGCTTTCTATTCATCTGGAAGCAAAAACCGCCTATCTGGCACGGGTTCTGGCCGCAGGCGGGGCTGAGGTGTCCGTCACCGGCAGCAACCCGATGTCCACCAAAGACGATATCGTGGCCGCACTGGTTGTCAGCGGTATTCATACGTTTGCCATCCACGGCGCGGATGCGGAAGCCTACCGCAACTTTGTAAAACAGACTCTGGCCTGTGAACCGCACATTGTTATTGATGACGGCGGTGACCTGGTACATGAGCTGCACAGCCTGTATCCGGAATATGCAAAGCACACGATCGGTGCCTGTGAAGAGACCACCACCGGTGTTCTGCGTGCAGTGGCCCGTAAAAAAAACGGCGCACTGAATTTCCCGGTGCTGTCGATTAACGGTGCACAATCCAAACACCTGTTTGATAACCGCTACGGTACCGGACAATCCACTTTTGACGGCATTATGCGTACCACCAACCTGGTTATTGCCGGGAAAACCGTGGTCGTCGCCGGTTACGGCTGGTGCGGAAAAGGCTGTGCCATGCGGGCGAAAGGACTGGGCGCGGAAGTGATTGTCACAGAAGTGGATCCGATAAAAGCCCTGGAAGCGAAAATGGACGGCTTTGCGGTCATGACCATGTCCGCCGCAGCACCGCTGGGTGATATCTTTATCACCGCCACCGGTTGCTGTGATGTACTGACATCGGATCATTTCAGTCTGATGAAAGAGGGTGCCATTATCAGTAATACCGGGCACTTTGAGGATGAAATCAATCTGACCGATCTTCAGCAGTTAAGTGACAGCGTCACAATCGTCCGCGAAAACATCGAAGGTTATACCCTGAAAAATGGCCGCACACTCTATCTGCTGGGCCGTGGTGCGCTGGTTAATATTGCCTGTGCGGACGGGCATCCGGCAGAAATTATGGACATGAGCTTTGCTCTTCAGGCACTCAGCGCCGAGTATCTGCTCAGCCATGACCACGAAGCAAAAGTTTATGATGTCAGTGATGAAATCGACCGTGAAGTGGCGGCACTGAAATTACAGGATATGGGGGTTTCACTTGATAATCTGACCACCAGACAGCAGCAGTATCTGAACGGCTACGAGCTGAAGTAA
- a CDS encoding NUDIX hydrolase, whose amino-acid sequence MTSVIKHFTASGLVSDSHGRFLLHHHPKLGIWLPPGGHIEENEEPQDAVLREIHEETGLECRIVSWDTQAQQFITPLPETGVLPLPMAILKEFIPDKKTGDHWHIDMVYWCHPLDETAVPHPDFQWMTPDEILKTDNVPQDVCGLIAMVQARR is encoded by the coding sequence ATGACGTCTGTTATCAAACATTTTACCGCTTCCGGTCTGGTCAGTGACAGTCACGGCCGTTTTCTGCTCCATCACCATCCGAAGCTCGGTATCTGGCTGCCGCCCGGCGGGCATATTGAGGAAAATGAAGAGCCTCAGGATGCTGTACTGCGTGAAATTCACGAAGAAACCGGACTGGAATGCCGGATTGTCAGCTGGGATACACAGGCGCAGCAATTTATCACACCACTGCCGGAAACCGGCGTGCTGCCATTACCGATGGCGATCCTGAAAGAGTTTATCCCGGATAAGAAAACCGGCGACCACTGGCATATTGATATGGTGTACTGGTGCCATCCGCTGGATGAAACCGCCGTACCACATCCGGACTTTCAGTGGATGACGCCGGACGAGATCCTGAAAACGGACAATGTCCCGCAGGATGTCTGCGGCCTGATTGCTATGGTGCAGGCGCGCCGCTGA
- a CDS encoding AEC family transporter: MFAILMTLWPLFALILLGCILKRRPVFDAGFWNGAEKLNYYILFPALLINSLAVAPLDNPQLPKLAIALVIMLGLATAAFAVVKRLRGIPTAEFGVLLQGAIRFNTYLGLSIVNDFYGPSGVAVAAVILAVLVPLCNIISVVALSEFRQLSLRRLLLPILTNPLIISCIIGMLLNVTGAGLPYNTGQFARLLAGASLPLGLLCVGAALQVATIRYSALKISLNSLVRLCVMPLLAIAVATVMGLTQLEYQLFVIFFAIPTAPTAYILSRQLGGDSQLMAGIITFQTMVAVLTLPVVLTMIT; the protein is encoded by the coding sequence ATGTTCGCAATTCTGATGACATTATGGCCGCTGTTTGCGCTGATTTTGCTCGGCTGCATTCTGAAGCGGCGGCCGGTTTTCGATGCCGGGTTCTGGAACGGCGCGGAAAAGCTGAACTACTATATCTTATTTCCGGCGCTGCTTATCAACAGCCTCGCCGTTGCTCCGCTGGATAACCCGCAACTGCCGAAACTGGCAATCGCACTGGTAATTATGCTCGGGCTGGCCACCGCAGCATTTGCGGTGGTAAAACGTCTGCGCGGAATACCAACGGCAGAATTCGGCGTACTGCTGCAGGGCGCGATCCGCTTTAATACCTATCTCGGGCTATCCATCGTCAATGATTTTTACGGCCCGTCCGGTGTGGCGGTGGCGGCGGTGATCCTCGCGGTACTGGTTCCGCTGTGTAATATCATTTCCGTGGTTGCGTTATCTGAATTTCGGCAGTTATCGCTGCGCCGCCTGTTGTTACCCATTCTGACAAACCCGCTGATTATTTCCTGTATTATCGGGATGCTCCTGAATGTCACCGGTGCCGGTCTTCCGTATAACACCGGTCAGTTTGCCAGATTGCTGGCCGGTGCCAGTCTGCCGCTGGGGCTGCTCTGTGTCGGGGCGGCATTGCAGGTGGCGACTATCCGCTATTCCGCACTGAAAATCAGCCTTAACAGCCTTGTCCGCCTGTGTGTTATGCCATTGCTGGCGATTGCTGTGGCGACCGTGATGGGATTAACCCAACTGGAATATCAGCTGTTTGTGATCTTTTTTGCTATTCCGACCGCACCGACCGCCTATATTTTATCGCGTCAGCTCGGTGGTGACAGCCAGCTGATGGCCGGGATTATCACGTTTCAGACCATGGTGGCGGTGCTGACTCTGCCGGTGGTTCTGACCATGATCACCTGA
- the malI gene encoding Mal regulon transcriptional regulator MalI, which translates to MNLRKVTIVDVAQQAGVSVTTVSLVLSGKGRISRKTADKVNAAIEELGYVRNQQAATLRDNISNVIGLIVKDITEPFYAEVAAGVSEYAETQGKQVFLTQCGNSSAGFARSLDSLIRYGVDGVIVGGGKFLTNDVVERINHYQIPMVCAARASEFSGIDVVRPDNASAARMATEYLIKNGHRQIAYFGGESDSLTRAERVGGYCSTLVQYGLPFRTEWIVETDNKQQNIIRRVSEFMYQYPKVSAIVCHNTGTALGAYFAALSTGNTVRQGDNESYFTQEIALVGFDDIGSEALYDIPVAFITQPSRDVGRSAATRLLRRIGGDSSPPASVTLSPGFSQLNG; encoded by the coding sequence ATGAATCTCAGAAAAGTCACGATAGTCGATGTGGCGCAGCAGGCAGGTGTCTCCGTAACCACGGTGTCACTGGTGCTCAGCGGAAAAGGGCGGATCTCGCGGAAAACCGCAGATAAAGTCAACGCGGCAATTGAAGAACTGGGGTATGTCCGCAATCAGCAGGCCGCCACATTGCGGGACAATATCTCTAATGTAATCGGCCTGATTGTCAAAGATATTACCGAACCGTTTTATGCGGAAGTCGCCGCCGGTGTCAGTGAATATGCGGAAACACAGGGCAAACAGGTTTTTCTGACTCAGTGCGGCAATTCTTCTGCCGGGTTTGCCCGTTCACTGGACAGTCTGATCCGCTACGGCGTGGACGGTGTGATTGTCGGCGGCGGTAAATTTCTCACCAATGACGTGGTTGAGCGGATAAATCATTATCAGATCCCGATGGTGTGCGCGGCCCGGGCCAGTGAGTTCTCCGGCATTGATGTTGTCCGCCCGGACAATGCCTCTGCCGCCAGAATGGCAACGGAATACCTGATCAAAAACGGTCACCGCCAGATTGCCTATTTCGGCGGTGAAAGTGATTCTCTCACCCGCGCTGAGCGGGTCGGCGGTTACTGCTCGACACTGGTGCAGTACGGGTTGCCGTTCCGCACCGAATGGATAGTGGAAACGGATAACAAACAGCAGAATATTATCCGCCGGGTATCTGAATTTATGTATCAGTACCCCAAAGTCAGTGCGATTGTCTGCCACAACACCGGTACGGCGCTGGGCGCGTATTTTGCCGCCCTGAGCACCGGTAACACGGTCAGACAGGGGGATAACGAAAGTTATTTCACTCAGGAAATCGCCCTGGTGGGGTTTGATGATATCGGCAGTGAAGCACTGTATGACATCCCGGTAGCCTTTATCACCCAGCCATCGCGGGATGTGGGCCGCAGTGCCGCAACGCGTCTGCTGCGGCGTATTGGTGGTGATAGCTCGCCGCCTGCAAGCGTGACACTGTCACCCGGATTTTCCCAGCTAAACGGATAA
- the malX gene encoding maltose/glucose-specific PTS transporter subunit IIBC, giving the protein MSSQPKQKVTLWEFFQGLGKTFMLPVALLSFCGIILGIGSSLSSRDVLTLLPFLDHTVFQLLFTWMSKIGSFAFSFLPVMFAIAIPLGLARENKGVAAFAGFVGFAVFNLATNFYLTAADILPTTDPAILKAHNIRDVLGIQSIDSGILGAVIVGIIVYMLHERFNTIRLPDALAFFGGTRFVPIITTLVLGLCGLLVPLIWPWFAMGINGLGKLIQSAGAFGPMIFGSGERLLLPFGLHHILVALIRFTEAGGTMEVCGNTVNGALTIFQAQLSCPETQGFAASATQFLSQGKMPAFLGGLPGAALAMYHCAHPENRHKIKGLLISGVVACVIGGTTEPLEFLFLFVAPFLYLIHAILTGLGFTVMAITGVTIGNTDGNLIDFVVFGILHGIQTKWYMVPVVAFIWFASYYAIFRFAITRFNIKTPGRDTDTKESAPATGSSAGKSGYDVPAILAALGGKENIISLDNCITRLRMSVQDMSKVDDAQLKALRAIGVVHLNEHNLQVVIGPQVQSVKDELEKLMKSAPDSAQPEPQNA; this is encoded by the coding sequence ATGAGTAGCCAACCAAAACAAAAAGTCACGCTCTGGGAGTTTTTCCAGGGACTTGGCAAAACCTTTATGCTGCCTGTCGCGCTGCTCTCGTTCTGCGGGATCATCCTCGGCATCGGCAGTTCCCTCAGCAGCCGGGATGTACTGACACTGCTGCCGTTTCTGGATCACACCGTCTTCCAGTTACTGTTCACCTGGATGAGCAAAATCGGCTCATTTGCCTTCAGTTTCCTGCCGGTGATGTTTGCTATCGCCATTCCGCTGGGGCTGGCGCGTGAAAACAAGGGCGTGGCTGCATTTGCCGGGTTTGTCGGCTTTGCGGTATTTAACCTCGCCACTAACTTCTACCTCACTGCTGCTGATATTTTACCGACTACCGACCCTGCTATTCTGAAAGCCCATAACATCCGTGATGTGCTGGGTATTCAGTCAATCGACAGCGGGATCCTCGGTGCGGTTATTGTCGGTATTATTGTGTATATGCTGCATGAACGCTTCAATACCATCCGTCTGCCGGATGCCCTGGCGTTCTTCGGTGGTACCCGTTTTGTGCCGATTATCACCACTCTGGTACTCGGCCTGTGCGGCCTGCTGGTTCCGCTGATCTGGCCGTGGTTTGCGATGGGTATCAACGGATTAGGTAAGCTGATTCAGAGCGCCGGAGCATTCGGACCAATGATTTTCGGCTCCGGTGAGCGGCTGTTACTGCCGTTTGGCCTGCATCATATACTGGTGGCGCTGATCCGCTTTACTGAAGCGGGCGGCACTATGGAAGTGTGCGGTAATACCGTTAACGGCGCACTGACCATTTTCCAGGCGCAGCTCTCCTGCCCGGAAACCCAGGGCTTTGCGGCCAGTGCCACACAGTTCCTGTCTCAGGGTAAAATGCCGGCGTTCCTCGGCGGCCTGCCGGGTGCGGCATTAGCGATGTATCACTGTGCTCACCCCGAAAATCGTCATAAAATTAAGGGATTACTGATTTCCGGTGTGGTTGCCTGTGTTATCGGCGGCACAACTGAACCGCTGGAATTCCTGTTCCTGTTTGTCGCGCCGTTCCTGTATCTGATCCACGCAATTCTGACCGGACTGGGCTTTACCGTAATGGCGATTACCGGTGTCACTATCGGTAACACCGACGGTAACCTGATTGACTTTGTGGTCTTCGGGATCCTCCACGGTATCCAGACCAAGTGGTATATGGTGCCGGTGGTGGCCTTTATCTGGTTCGCTTCTTACTATGCGATTTTCCGTTTCGCCATTACCCGCTTCAATATCAAAACCCCGGGCCGCGATACAGACACCAAAGAAAGCGCACCGGCAACCGGCAGTTCCGCAGGAAAATCCGGCTATGATGTTCCGGCTATTCTGGCGGCGCTGGGCGGTAAAGAGAACATTATTTCACTGGATAACTGTATCACCCGTCTGCGGATGTCCGTGCAGGACATGAGCAAAGTGGATGACGCACAGCTTAAAGCATTGCGGGCGATCGGGGTTGTCCATCTGAATGAACATAACTTACAGGTGGTTATCGGCCCGCAGGTTCAGTCTGTCAAAGATGAACTGGAAAAGCTGATGAAATCCGCGCCTGATTCCGCTCAGCCGGAACCGCAAAACGCCTGA
- a CDS encoding MalY/PatB family protein, whose product MSSLFSVPVDRHGTYCTQWDFVQDRFGQADLLPFTISDMDFVTAPVILKAISERTAHGVFGYSRWQHNDFLSAVAHWFSSRFQAQIDTQALVYGPSVIYMVSQMIRLWSQPGDGVVVHTPAYDAFYKTITGNQRTIVPCPLQKTPEGWWCDMDALGSLFAKPETRILLLCSPHNPTGKVWTREELTTMAELCERHNVRVISDEIHMDLCRAPHQHTPWSETGRGEWALFTSASKSFNIPALTGAYGLISDTASREAYFHQLKACDGLSSPAVLAVIAHIAAYREGAPWLDELRDYLFANLDYIKQRLDAEFPQLNWQVPESTYLAWIDLNPLNVDDNALQHALITQEKVAIMPGYTYGEEGRGFLRLNAGCPRDKLAAGMDKLINALKSR is encoded by the coding sequence ATGTCCTCTCTCTTTTCTGTCCCGGTTGACCGCCACGGCACTTACTGCACGCAATGGGATTTTGTGCAGGATCGCTTTGGTCAGGCGGATTTACTGCCTTTTACTATCTCAGATATGGATTTTGTCACCGCACCGGTGATCCTGAAAGCCATTTCAGAACGCACCGCGCACGGCGTGTTCGGCTACAGCCGCTGGCAGCACAACGATTTTCTCAGCGCTGTTGCACACTGGTTTTCATCCCGCTTTCAGGCGCAGATTGATACTCAGGCGCTGGTGTACGGGCCATCAGTGATTTACATGGTCAGCCAGATGATCCGCCTGTGGTCACAGCCCGGTGACGGTGTGGTGGTGCATACCCCGGCGTATGATGCATTTTATAAGACGATCACCGGTAATCAGCGCACTATTGTTCCCTGCCCGCTGCAAAAAACTCCTGAGGGCTGGTGGTGCGATATGGATGCACTGGGATCCCTGTTTGCAAAACCAGAGACGCGGATTCTGCTGCTGTGCAGCCCGCATAACCCGACCGGGAAAGTCTGGACCCGCGAAGAACTGACCACCATGGCAGAATTGTGTGAACGGCATAATGTGCGGGTGATCAGTGATGAAATTCATATGGATCTGTGCCGGGCGCCGCATCAGCACACGCCGTGGTCTGAAACCGGGCGCGGGGAGTGGGCATTATTCACCTCAGCATCCAAATCCTTCAATATCCCGGCACTGACCGGCGCTTACGGGCTGATTTCAGATACCGCCTCCCGCGAAGCCTATTTTCATCAGCTGAAAGCCTGTGACGGGCTCTCTTCTCCTGCCGTGCTGGCGGTTATCGCTCATATCGCCGCCTACCGGGAAGGTGCGCCGTGGCTGGATGAGCTGCGTGATTATCTCTTTGCTAATCTGGATTATATAAAGCAGCGGCTGGATGCTGAATTTCCGCAGCTGAACTGGCAGGTGCCGGAATCCACCTATCTGGCGTGGATAGATCTGAACCCGCTGAATGTTGATGATAATGCCCTGCAACATGCACTGATTACACAGGAAAAAGTGGCGATCATGCCGGGATATACCTACGGAGAGGAAGGACGCGGATTTTTGCGTCTCAATGCCGGATGCCCGCGTGATAAACTCGCCGCAGGCATGGATAAATTAATTAATGCGCTGAAATCACGCTGA
- a CDS encoding PadR family transcriptional regulator, with the protein MFLHALRHRACDSQEGRQRRGGHGGRHGERHGQDGHRCHGEHHGHDEHRSHCCHGDHHGHDGQHEHGCHGDHHEHHEGHGCHEGPEHGRHRGRGKGLRRLLDHGDLRIMMLANLNQKPSHGYELIKSIGQLTSGLYTPSPGVIYPTLTLLEDQQLIVAENTGNGRKSYSLTPEGKMHLEENTDVLEQIAQRLQETKSFRRGSLLSDEIEQALGNLRALLRHKLVTSELDETKLGQIADILNDAVRKIEAVNDALSKEGE; encoded by the coding sequence ATGTTTCTTCATGCTTTACGCCACCGCGCCTGTGATTCACAGGAAGGGCGTCAGCGCCGCGGGGGTCATGGCGGCCGTCACGGGGAACGCCACGGACAAGACGGGCATCGTTGCCACGGCGAACATCACGGTCACGACGAACACCGCAGCCATTGCTGCCATGGTGATCATCACGGACATGACGGACAACACGAACATGGTTGCCACGGTGATCATCATGAGCACCACGAAGGCCACGGTTGTCACGAAGGGCCCGAACACGGTCGTCACCGCGGTCGCGGAAAAGGGCTTCGCCGTCTGCTTGATCATGGTGACCTGCGTATTATGATGCTGGCTAATCTTAACCAGAAACCGAGTCACGGTTATGAGTTAATCAAATCTATCGGTCAGCTGACTTCCGGCCTCTATACACCGAGTCCGGGCGTGATTTACCCGACACTGACCCTGCTCGAAGATCAGCAGCTGATTGTCGCGGAAAACACCGGTAACGGCCGTAAAAGCTACAGCCTGACACCGGAAGGTAAAATGCATCTGGAAGAGAACACCGATGTTCTGGAACAGATTGCACAGCGCCTGCAGGAGACCAAATCTTTCCGCCGTGGTTCTCTGTTATCAGATGAAATCGAGCAGGCTCTGGGGAATTTACGGGCACTGCTGCGCCATAAACTGGTCACCAGTGAACTGGATGAAACCAAGCTCGGGCAGATTGCCGATATTCTTAATGATGCAGTACGGAAAATAGAAGCGGTTAACGACGCTCTGAGTAAAGAAGGGGAATAA
- a CDS encoding NAD(P)H-quinone oxidoreductase produces MMSYALPESMMAIDITRHGGPEVLQAIEMPLPKVQGEYLLVKVAAAGVNRPDVFQRQGSYPPPPDASPIPGLEIAGDVVAVGEDCKRRQVGDKVCALVAGGGYAEYCLVHDSIALPLENLSYTEAAAIPENFFTVWANVFQTGKLQSEESVLIHGGTSGIGSVAIMLAKAFGATVYTTVGSSEKAELARQLGADHVINYREEDFAQVIPELTGGQGVNMVVDLIGGDYVSKNYEVAAKGGRIIQIGLMRGNPQNLNLMPLMVKRLLHTGSTLRARTPEEKAVIARDLAHKVWPLLRSGKVKPLVNYTFNLSDAAQAHQLMESGDLTGKIVLINPDF; encoded by the coding sequence ATGATGTCATATGCATTACCTGAATCGATGATGGCAATTGATATTACCCGGCACGGTGGCCCGGAAGTATTACAGGCGATTGAGATGCCGTTGCCGAAGGTACAGGGAGAATACCTGCTGGTTAAAGTCGCCGCAGCCGGTGTCAACCGGCCTGACGTCTTCCAGCGTCAGGGCAGTTACCCGCCGCCGCCGGATGCTTCCCCGATTCCGGGACTGGAAATCGCGGGTGACGTTGTGGCTGTCGGGGAAGACTGCAAACGCCGCCAGGTCGGTGATAAAGTGTGTGCGCTGGTTGCGGGCGGAGGATATGCGGAATATTGCCTGGTTCATGACAGTATCGCGCTGCCGCTGGAAAACCTGAGTTACACGGAAGCGGCGGCCATTCCGGAAAATTTTTTCACCGTGTGGGCGAACGTCTTTCAGACCGGCAAACTGCAGAGTGAAGAGAGTGTGCTTATCCACGGCGGCACCTCCGGTATCGGCAGTGTGGCGATCATGCTGGCGAAAGCCTTTGGTGCCACGGTTTACACCACCGTCGGCAGCAGTGAAAAAGCAGAACTTGCCCGGCAACTGGGAGCCGATCACGTCATTAATTACCGTGAAGAGGATTTTGCACAGGTCATTCCGGAACTGACCGGCGGTCAGGGTGTAAATATGGTTGTTGACCTTATCGGTGGTGATTATGTCAGCAAAAACTATGAGGTTGCGGCTAAAGGCGGGCGGATTATCCAGATCGGCCTGATGCGAGGTAACCCGCAGAACCTGAATCTGATGCCGCTGATGGTAAAACGCCTGCTGCATACCGGCTCGACACTGCGCGCGCGGACACCGGAAGAGAAGGCTGTGATTGCCCGGGATCTTGCCCATAAAGTCTGGCCGCTGCTGCGGTCAGGAAAGGTCAAGCCACTGGTCAATTATACCTTTAACCTCTCGGATGCGGCACAGGCCCACCAGCTGATGGAGTCCGGCGATTTAACCGGAAAAATTGTTCTGATTAATCCTGACTTCTGA
- a CDS encoding FNR family transcription factor, with protein MIPEKRVVRRIQSGGCAIHCQDCSISQLCIPFTLNEHELDQLDNIIERKKPIQKGQALFKAGDELKSLYAIRSGTIKSYTITEEGDEQITGFHLAGDLVGFDAIINTEHPSFAQALETSMVCEIPYETLDDLSGKMPNLRQQMMRLMSGEIKGDQEMILLLSKKNAEERLAAFIYNLSRRFAQRGFSPREFRLTMTRGDIGNYLGLTVETISRLLGRFQKSGMLAVKGKYITIEDMEQLAALAGKVPALPQD; from the coding sequence ATGATCCCGGAAAAACGTGTAGTACGTAGAATTCAATCAGGTGGCTGCGCGATCCACTGCCAGGATTGCAGCATCAGCCAGCTTTGCATCCCGTTCACGCTCAATGAGCATGAGCTGGATCAGCTCGATAATATCATCGAGCGCAAAAAGCCTATCCAGAAAGGCCAGGCACTGTTTAAAGCCGGAGATGAGCTGAAATCACTGTATGCAATCCGCTCCGGGACCATCAAGAGCTACACCATCACCGAAGAAGGTGATGAGCAGATCACCGGTTTCCATCTTGCCGGTGACCTCGTCGGCTTTGATGCCATTATCAATACCGAGCATCCGAGTTTCGCCCAGGCGCTGGAAACGTCCATGGTCTGTGAGATTCCGTATGAGACCCTGGATGACCTGTCCGGTAAAATGCCTAACCTGCGCCAGCAGATGATGCGCCTGATGAGCGGCGAAATCAAAGGTGACCAGGAAATGATCCTGCTGCTCTCCAAAAAGAATGCGGAAGAGCGTCTGGCTGCTTTTATTTATAACCTGTCCCGCCGTTTTGCGCAGCGCGGTTTCTCCCCTCGCGAATTCCGCCTGACCATGACCCGTGGCGACATCGGTAACTATCTGGGCCTGACGGTCGAAACCATCAGCCGTCTGCTGGGTCGTTTCCAGAAGAGCGGAATGCTGGCAGTAAAAGGCAAATATATCACCATCGAAGATATGGAACAGCTGGCGGCCCTGGCCGGTAAAGTACCTGCACTGCCACAGGATTAG
- the uspE gene encoding universal stress protein UspE, whose translation MSEYQNLLVAIDPNQDDQPALRRAVYIVQRNGGRIKAFLPIYDLSYDMTTLLSPEERDAMRKGVIAQRCAWIKQQARYYLEAGIDIEVKVVWHNRPYEAIIREVVSGGHDLLLKMAHQNDKFESLIFTPLDWQLLRKCPCPVWMVKDKVWPEQGSVVVGVNLSNEESYHDALNLKLVSLTQDLAKRIVKDPAIHLVSAYPVAPINIAIELPDFDPNTYNNALRGQHLIAMKELRQQFSIGEEYTHVYEGLPEKVIPEVCGELNAGVVVLGIIGRTGISAAFLGNTAEHVIDHLKCDLLAVKPDGFVCPIDTSDDD comes from the coding sequence ATGTCTGAATATCAGAACCTCTTAGTTGCAATAGACCCCAATCAGGATGATCAGCCGGCATTACGGCGTGCGGTATATATCGTGCAACGCAATGGCGGACGCATCAAAGCTTTCTTACCTATCTATGATCTGTCATACGATATGACCACCCTGTTGTCCCCTGAAGAACGGGATGCTATGCGCAAAGGCGTAATTGCCCAGCGTTGCGCGTGGATCAAACAGCAGGCGCGTTATTATCTGGAAGCCGGCATCGATATCGAAGTGAAAGTGGTATGGCATAACCGGCCTTATGAGGCGATTATCAGGGAAGTTGTCAGCGGTGGTCATGACCTGCTGCTGAAAATGGCGCATCAGAATGATAAGTTTGAGTCTCTGATTTTCACCCCGCTGGACTGGCAGCTTCTGCGCAAATGTCCGTGTCCGGTCTGGATGGTTAAGGATAAAGTCTGGCCGGAACAGGGTTCTGTGGTGGTCGGTGTGAACCTGTCCAATGAAGAATCCTACCATGATGCGCTGAATCTCAAACTGGTGTCGCTGACACAGGATCTCGCAAAACGGATTGTGAAAGACCCGGCAATCCATCTGGTCAGTGCTTATCCGGTGGCGCCTATCAATATCGCTATCGAATTACCGGATTTTGACCCGAATACTTACAATAACGCGCTGCGCGGCCAGCATCTCATCGCCATGAAAGAACTGCGCCAGCAATTCTCCATCGGCGAAGAGTACACCCACGTTTATGAGGGATTACCGGAGAAAGTGATCCCGGAAGTGTGCGGTGAACTGAATGCCGGGGTGGTGGTGCTGGGTATTATCGGCCGGACCGGTATTTCTGCCGCGTTCCTCGGCAATACCGCAGAGCATGTTATCGACCATCTGAAGTGTGATTTGCTGGCGGTGAAACCGGACGGCTTTGTTTGTCCGATCGATACCAGTGATGATGATTAA